One stretch of Geoalkalibacter ferrihydriticus DSM 17813 DNA includes these proteins:
- the proC gene encoding pyrroline-5-carboxylate reductase — protein MQPDRIGFIGGGNMAEALLKGLTAGTFPAERILVAEPRESQRRALEKKYGVRVSDDNLEVARTCDVLILAVKPQLLDEVLPPLAMAVGSKTLLLSILAGVTTAALEACFDGSPRVVRAMPNTPALVGIGAAALCAGRYATPDDLLLSERLLECVGMVRVVSEKEMDAVTGLSGSGPAYVYTFIEALADAGVEQGLSREAALALAAQTVHGAARMVLETGEHPAQLRDRVCSPGGTTIAGVAALEEGGLRAALFDAVRRATRRSRELGGG, from the coding sequence ATGCAACCGGACAGGATCGGCTTTATCGGCGGCGGCAATATGGCCGAAGCCCTGCTCAAGGGGCTGACGGCGGGCACCTTCCCCGCGGAGCGCATCCTGGTAGCGGAGCCGCGCGAATCGCAGCGCCGCGCCCTGGAAAAAAAATACGGGGTCCGGGTGAGCGACGACAACCTTGAGGTTGCCCGGACGTGCGATGTTCTGATCCTCGCTGTCAAACCGCAACTGCTTGATGAGGTTCTGCCGCCCCTGGCCATGGCCGTGGGCAGCAAGACGCTGCTGCTGAGCATTCTTGCCGGTGTTACGACGGCCGCCCTTGAGGCCTGCTTCGATGGTTCGCCGCGGGTGGTGCGGGCCATGCCCAATACCCCCGCGCTGGTCGGGATAGGGGCGGCGGCGCTGTGCGCGGGACGTTATGCCACCCCGGATGATCTTTTGCTCAGCGAGCGTTTACTGGAATGTGTCGGCATGGTGCGGGTCGTTTCCGAAAAAGAAATGGATGCCGTCACGGGACTCTCGGGTTCGGGGCCCGCTTATGTCTATACTTTCATCGAGGCGCTGGCCGACGCCGGCGTCGAGCAGGGCCTGTCGCGTGAAGCGGCCCTGGCGCTGGCCGCGCAGACCGTGCACGGCGCCGCGCGCATGGTCCTCGAAACGGGCGAGCATCCCGCTCAGTTGCGTGACCGTGTGTGCAGTCCCGGTGGGACCACCATCGCCGGGGTCGCGGCCCTGGAAGAAGGCGGCTTGCGCGCCGCCCTGTTCGATGCGGTGCGCCGCGCCACCCGCCGCTCCCGGGAGTTGGGGGGAGGCTAA